The genomic interval ATACACGGAAATTACGCCGTCAAAAGATCGGCTTTATCTTCCAATCGCACAATCTCATCCCCTTTTTAAACGTCGAAGAGAACATAACGCTCGTTCCGCTGATGAATAAAACCAACCCCAAAGAAGCGACGCTCAAAGCGAAAGAGCTGTTGGAGTATTTGGGTGTGGGGAACAAACTCACCGCGATGCCCTCACAACTTTCAGGCGGGCAGAGTCAACGCGTGGCCATCGCTAGATCGCTCGCCAATAATCCAAAAATCATTTTAGCCGATGAGCCAACCGCCGCCTTGGACGGCGAACGTGCCCTTTCGGTGATGCATTTACTTAAAAAACTTGCCACCGAACAAGACGTTGCTATCTTGGTCGTCACGCATGATGAACGGATGATTCCGTTATTTGATCGAATTATTCGTGTGAATGATGGGTTTGTGAGCGAAGAGCTAAAATAAATATTTTGCCTTAAAAAGGTACCAAACTATGCACATGATCTTAAGCTCCTATACTATAAAATAATTTTATCGATCATAGGCAAGGAGTCCTTTTGGAAAACAACAAACATCATCTCATCGCCGAGTTTGAAAAAGAGCTCAAGCAGTATGAAAGCTTTAGCGACAAAATGGACATCTTACTCAAAGAACTCCTAGACCAAGAGAACATCTCGTACCACTCCATCGAAAACCGTGTCAAAGAAAAAAGCAGTTTGTCGAAAAAAATTGACGGTAAAAACAAGTACCAAAACCTGGACGAGATCACCGATATTGTGGGGTGTCGCATCATCAGCTACTTTGAAATCGATGTTGAAAAAATTGTCAATCTGATCTTTAAAGAGTTCAAAATAGACGAAGTCAATTCCATCGACAAAAAGAAAATCTTAGACCCTGACCGTTTTGGCTACCTCTCCTACCACATCATCTGCTCCATCAACGATGAAAGGGCACAGCTTAGAGAGTATAAAAACTACAAAAATCTCAAATTTGAAATCCAAGTGCGAACCATTCTCCAACACGCATGGGCGGAGATAGAACACGACATAGGCTACAAGTCGAACATCGCCGTTCCTAGGGAGTTCCGTCGAAAATTCTCACGCATAGCGAGCATTCTTGAAATTGCCGATGATGAATTTAGCAGACTCAAACTTGACATCCATAATTACGTTGAAACCATCTCTAAACAGGGGTTTGAAAACATCGACATTAACGCCGAAAGCCTCAAACTTTTCATCGAACAATCAAACGATCTTGAAGAGATAGAAGCCTACATTATCGAAAAACTAGAGCTCACATCCATTGCTTTTTCAGAGCAGATGCAAGCGGCAAACATCAGCCTTTTTTTAAATATTATCAACACGTTTACAACCTATAAAGAGATATTGGAAGTTCAAAACTCCATTCAAAAAAACAAAAAGCTCATCAAACAATTCATCGTCAAATGGGCACATGCGAGAGGTAAATTGCTGGAGCGATTTCGTGAAAATTTCGAGCAAAAAGATGGTTTCATCATCGGTTACGCTTTGATGATCGAGTTTTTAGAAACCAACCACAAAGAGGGACTCGGAGCATTTTTCCCAAGTCTTTCTGCTCACGAAAAAGAAGAAGCAGTGGCTTTGGCTTTGAAAATCTATAAGGAAATTACGCGTAATAAGTGAAGGTGAAAATCTTTACATGTAAAGATTTTGTATAGAATTTAGCCTATTTTATTTTTTAGAAACATCAAAATCATACAAACGAATTTAAGTTTCTTCTTCTAACTCTTTTTTCATCACCTCTATTTGAGTTTTAAGTAGAGGGAACTGCTCAGTAATCACTTTCCAAACGATCTCTTCGTCGATTTCAAAGTACCAGTGAATGAGTTTGTCGCGCATTTTTGCCATGAGTGACCATGGAATTTAAAGGTATTTTGAGGCTATTTCATCAGGAATTTGTTTGGTGGCTTCACCGATGACTTCGAGTTCACGCACACAAGCACTCACCGTTTTATCATCAGCCTTGAAGTGTTCAAAGTCGTAGCCCGAAGTAAAAGCTTCTATCTTGTGAATGCTTTTAAGGATGTCATCCAGATACAAAAGATAATTGCGTTTCATACCGCAATCGCCTCTTTGAGGATGTTTTGGCAGAGCTCCGCTCGAAGTTTTCGCTTAGGCACTAAATCAACATTTTTACCCAATGCGCTTTTGAGTTTTTCTTCGAGTTCGATAAAGGTCAACAAATCAGGTGTTTGCGAGAAATCAACGAGAAGATCAATATCGCTTTTTTCAGTCGCTTCACCTCGTGCCGTTGAGCCAAAAAGGGCGAGTGATGTGATGTGATAATGCCCAGCAAATTGTGCTTTTAAAGCAGATAATTTTTGCAAAATCAGCTCTTTTTCACTCATGGAAGCCCTCCTTCAATTTTGACTTTATTGTACCAAAAAAGCCTATAAGTTGGTATAATCCGCGTTATGCAAACAATTTACGGTGATAGAGCAAAATGTTATCAATGTCATAGACCCAAAAGCTCGTGTATGTGCGGCCATATTTGCCCCATAGAAACGCACACTAAATTCATCGTTTTGATGCACCCCAAAGAGTTTAAAAAAACCAAAAATGGTACGGGGCATTTGACGCATTTATCGCTTCCAAACTCTGAGCTTTTTATGGGTATCGACTTTAGTGACAATGCGCGCATTAACGAAATTATCGAGGCGTATGAGAGTTTCATTCTCTACCCATCCTCTCATGCTATCAACCTCAGCCATCAAAATCCGCTCGCTGAAACATCTTTACATGTAAAAAAGCCCATGGCGATTTTTCTCATTGATTCGACGTGGGCGTGTTCGCTTAAAATGATGCGTGAAAGTAAGAATTTGCACGCTCTGGCGCACATCAGTTTTGATTCTACCAAGCGTTCAGAGTTTAAGATCAAAGAGCAGCCGCTGGAGTACTGTCTCTCAACCATTGAGTCCACACTCACGGTTTTAGAGCTTCTGAGTCAGTGGCAGATCGAGACGATAAAACACGAGCAGTTAGAAGCGTTTCTCACTCCGTTTCACGCGATGATTCATTATCAATTAGTGTGCATCCAAAACCCATTGCATCAAGCGGTGAGGTTTAAGCCCAAAAAATCAAAGGCTGTTGATGCGTAACATTATCTCCTTTATCCTATTTTTGACACTCTATTCCCTTCCCCTTCAGGCGATGCCAGAGGATGCTGTTTTAAAAAAGATGATCGGACGCATGCTCGTCATTGGTTTTGATGATGCGACGATTGATGCGCAAAGTGCTATCGTTCAAGAGCTTCAAACCTATGAACTGGGTGGGGTTATTTTATTTGATCGATTTTATAAAGAGAGAGAACGGATAAAAAATATTAGCTCTCCTGCACAGCTGCAAGAGCTGACCAAACAACTCAAACACTATGCGCAAAAGCCGCTGCTGATTTCGATTGATCAAGAGGGTGGAAAGGTTGCGAGGCTCAAAAAACGTGATGGATTTAGCGAATTTCCTTCCGCTTTTTCATTCTCCAAAAGCTCCTTCGAACATGCCAAAGAACGCTACACGCAGATGGCGCAGATGCTAAAAGAATACGGCATCAACTGCGACTTTGGTCCCGTAGTCGACTTGGCGATCAACGCTGAAAACAGAGTGATCGTTGGGCTAGAGCGCTCCTATGGAAAAGAGAGTGAGGCGGTGACACAGTACGCTCAAATTTTTAGTGATGCGCTTAAAAGCAAAGGCGTTATCAGCGTACTCAAGCACTTTCCTGGGCATGGATCTTCTCTGGGCGATTCGCATCAAGGCTTTGTCGATGTCACACAAACGTGGAGCGAAAAAGAGCTAGAGCCTTACCAAAATCTCATCAATACCAATACTGTTTCGATGATCATGTCTGCGCATGTTTATAACGCAAAACTCGATGACACCTACCCCGCAACGCTCTCATATGCCATCAATTCCACACTTTTGAGAGGCAAAATGCACTACCATGGCGTGCTCATAAGTGATGATTTGCAAATGGAAGCGATTGCAAACTATTACACCCTCAAAGAGACAGTCACCTTGGCGATCAATTCAGGCATCGATATGCTTCTTTTTGGCAACCAGCTCTCAAAAACACAAACTAATGCCATCGTTGAGACCATTTTTTCACAAATTAAAAGCGGTAAAATTCCGCTTGCACGCATCCTTGAAGCCAATGAACGCATTGCAAGATTACCACTTTAATAGACTTCTTGTAAAACTCAATTTACAAGAAGTAAAAGCACTAAAAGTGCGTGGGCATTCTGCCGAGGAAAACCTCGTATTAACATCGTCTTTAGAGCTTTGCTTTAAAGACGTATCAAGAGTTCTGCAAGAACTTTAATGTTTACATGTAAGGATTTTTCTTTACATGTAAACCATTTAACCCCTCTTTTAGACCACTTTCGTTATAACTTCACGATTTGTTTTTTAAAAAATACTTAAAAATCTCAACGTAACTAAGGGTTAAGCTCGGTGCTTTTGTAACGTTTCTTTACACTAAACTGTATCAAAAAGAAACTGTGTCACGTTTCGCTACATTTAAGTGTGTCAAAAAGGTACGTTTGTCTCTCAAAAACGTCGTATTTCTCAAAAATGTCGCTTTGAAGTCGCTTTGTATTTTTAGAATGCACGCATCTTATCACAAGGAATAAAAATGATCTCATGGTGGAAACACATGGCTCTGTGGAAAAAGATCTTCATAGGACTCTGTTTGGGTCTCATCGTCGGACTTCTGTTCAAAGACGTAGCACTCATGCTTAAGCCTCTAGGAACGCTCTTTATTAACCTCATCAAAATGTTGATTGTTCCTCTCATCTTTGCCACATTGGTAACGGGCATCACGTCGATGGAAGATTTGAGCAAAATGCGTCGCATTGGTCTCAAAACATTTTCAATCTACTTAGTGACCACCGCGATTGCCGTAGCAATTGGTCTTGCCTTTGGTATTTTCTTTGAGCCAGGCGCTGGGGTCGCACTGAATAACACAGCGGCTGTTGTAGCGAAAAAAGCACCACCGCTTATCGATACACTCTTAGCACTTATTACCACAAATCCTGTCGAAAGCCTCGCGAAAGGCGACATTTTACAAATTATCTTTTTTGCTATTTTCTTAGGCATTTCCATCAGCCTAGCAGGCGAAAAAGGCAAACCCGTCGCGGCCTTTTTTGACTCTTTTTCCGAAGTGATGTTCAAAATGACAGAAATCGTCATCTCATTTGCACCTATCGGTGTTTTTGGTTTGATGGCATGGGTTTCTGCGTCGTATGGAATTGATGTGCTCATTAGCCTTGCCAAAGTCATCGCATGTGTCTACATTGCATCGATCATTCACATGGCACTGACGATGGGCGGAGGAATTGCTTTGCTCGCAAGGCTCAACCCTATCACGTTTTTCAAAGGTGTTGCTTCGGCGCAAACGGTTGCATTTACCACTACCAGTAGCTCAGGAACTCTTCCCATAACAACCAGTAATGCTATCCATAATCTGGGTGTTTCCAAGCCGATCGCAAGCTTTGTTCTGCCACTCACTGGGTGCGACCATCAATATGGATGGAACCGCGATTTACCAAGGTATTTGTGCGATGTTCGTGGCGCAAGCCTTTGGCGTTGATCTTACTTTTGCAAACTACATGACCATCATCCTCACCGCAACGCTTGCCTCTATCGGTACAGCAGGTGTTCCCGGTGCTGGACTTATCATGCTTTCATTGGTTTTAACTTCGGTAAATTTACCATTAGAAGGGATTGCCATTATCGCAGGAATTGATCGTATTTTAGATATGGCACGCACCACGGTGAACGTTACAGGAGATGCGATGACAGCGGTTCTCGTGGCTCAAAGCGAAGGCGAGCTTGATGAGAAAATCTACAACCAAGACAACGTCGAATAGACCACTTTAATAGTTTACATGTAAGGATTTTTCCTTACATGTAAACGTTAGATTAAGTACACTCCATTGTAAAATAACGCTTCAATATAAACGGTGGAATCACGGTTGTCATTACAATCACAAAAATAAGCATGGCATAGATGTCATTTGGAAGAACGCCATTAACACGCCCCATCTCTGCAAAAATAAGTCCAACTTCACCACGTGGTATCATTGAAACACCGATAATAGCGTTATTTTTAATGCACTTTTGAAAGATAAAAAACGCTCCTGCAAACTTACTCAAAAAAGCAATCGCACTAAAACTAATGCTCAGAAGCCAAAACGTCCACGATGAAAAATCAATCACACGTAAATCCATCGACAGACCCACCATCACAAAAAAAATGGGCGTGAAAATTTGGATAATAGGCGTCATATTGGTTTTTACATCGTTTAAAAGCTGCTCATTCGAGCCTAAAGCGGTACCAAAAGGGAGAAAAAAACGTCTTGAAAGCGCCACTCCTGCGGCAAAAGAACCTAAAATAGCAGGGGCGCCAACCAGATGCGATAAATACGAAAAGAGGAGAATTAACGCGATAATAATCGTAGGAAGATACCCCGGAACCATCATGCGCGCATGGTATTTATGAATCATAAACGAAAGCAATTTGGCAAGAATGGGGGCTAAAATCAAAAATGAAACCACCATCGCACTGACAGAGAACGTGTGGTAAAAACTTACTTCATGCGTCATTGAAAAATCGTAAATAAAAACCAATAAAATAATCCCTATAATATCATCAATCACTGCGGCGCCAATGACGATTTGAGCAATATTGGTCTGCTCCATATGAATGTCTTTAAGCACCCTGAGTGTAATGCCAATACTCGTAGCCGTCAATGTTCCACCAATAAAAAGGGCGATATTGAACGATAGATCAAACAGATAGTATGCGGTGACAAATCCACTGATCAAGGGAAGGAACACCCCTAAAATCGCCACAATAAACGACTTAAGTCCCGCATCTTTCAGTCTTTTAAAGTCGGTTTCCAACCCCACTTCAAACAGAAGCAAGATAATGCCAATCTCCGCTAAAATTTTCAATACTTCATTCGGCGTAATCACACCAAAAACCGATGAGCCTAAGAGTACACCTGCAAGTAATTCGCCCAAAACAGAGGGAATGCCAAATTTTGCAAATAATTCACTTAGAAACCGAGCGACAATAAGAATGAGAAAAAGCGCTAAAAAAAATTCATGAATTTGCATCACTCATTGTAGCAAAAGTTTGATACCAACTATGACAAAAGCAATCCTCTAAACTCTTTACATGTAAAGATTACCCAAACGCTAACCACACCCCAACGCCCAGCATCAATGTCCCTGCGATGCGGTTCATCAGCCTCACATTGTCGCCTTTTTGCAAAAAGATCCGCAAGGTATTGCCACCACTCGCGTAGATAATCATACAGACAAATTCAAGCGTTAAAATAATGGCTAAAAGCACGGATATCTGAGGTATAAGTGGCTTAGTTTGGTTGATAAAAGGCGGAAGAAGAGCGATGAAAAACGCCCACCCTTTTGGGTTAGCAATCGCCGTGATAAAGCCTTGAAGTGCCAAAGAAGTCGCGGAGATAGTAGATGAACACTCCGTTTTTGAAAGCGCCATCTTGCCACGGTTCAGCCAGAGTTGCACACCCAAATAGCCCAAATAAAGCCCGCCTGCGTATTTAAAAATCGTAAAAATATCAGGATGATTGATCATAATCGCCGCGACCCCAATGACCGAAGAGAGCGCTACAATCGCCACTCCGACTAGCTCGCCTGCCATCATGTAAAACGTGCGCTTAAGCCCGATGCTCATGCCCAAACTCATCGCGAGTGTCATGCACATACCCGGAGTCACCGAGACAAAAAAGAAGGTGGGAAGAAAAATCGCCATAATCGAAAAATCAACTGCAGAAGCCACGTCACATCCTTTAAACAAAATGGCATTATAGCTCATCTCTTCTTTCTAAAAAAGAGAAGTTAGTTTTAAACGGTTTCATTTAATTTCAAGAAAGTTTCGTACAATGAAACATTAATTTACGCAAAGGTTAAGTCATGACTGTCTCTGAAGCATTCAAAGCACGAAAATCCTCACGCGCTTTTTTACCCCAAGAGGTTTCACCAACACTCATCGAAGCGATTTTAAACGATGCCAAACACGCACCCTCAGGTGTCAATATGCAACCATGGCACGTGTACGTCGTCAGTGGAGAAAAAAAACACACACTTGAAACCAAAGTCATCGAAGCTTTTGAGCAAGGTCGCAAAGAGGTCATGGACTATGCGTACTACCCGTCCACGTGGGGAGAGCCCTATAAAAGTCGCCGAAAAGAGACAGGGCTTTTGATGTACAGCACACTGGGCATTTCAAAAGAGGACAAATTAAGGCAAATCGAGCAATGGAAGCTCAACTACCGCGCATTTGACGCACCCGTGGTACTCTACTTTTTTATCGACGCTAACCTTGAAAAAGGCTCGTATCTCGACTATGGCATGTTCTTGCAGTCCGTTATGTTGAGCGCTACGGAGAAAGGGTTAGCAACCTGCCCTCAAGCCGCTTTGGCTGAGTTTCCAAGCATCGTTAAAGAGGAACTTGGCACCCCAGAGAACATGCTTCTGCTTTGCGGTATGGCGCTCGGATATGAAGATAAAGAGGCGCTTATCAACAGCTACCGAACGCCTCGCATTAGCCTTGATTCGTTTGTAACATTCTACCGTTGAGCGCATTCTTGCATCTAACCCATTTTCAAGTACAATACCGTAAAACAAAAGGATAACGTATGCGTCTACTTGGCAATGTTCTGTGGTTTCTTTTAGGTGGCGTTTTTATGGGGCTTTCGTGGTGGTTTTTTGGCGTCATTGCCTTGCTCACGATTGTCGGGATTCCTTGGGCAAAAGCCTGCTTTGTCATCGGTCAATTTACGTTCTTCCCCTTTGGCAAAGAGTCCATCAGCCGCAAATCACTGCATCAAAAAGAGGACATCGGCACGGGAACATTGGGGCTTATCGGTAACGTTTTTTGGTTTGTTTTTGCTGGTATTTGGCTTGCCATTGGGCACATTATGTCTGCCATTGCGTGCTTTGTAACGATCATCGGCATTCCGTTTGCGATCCAACACCTTAAATTGGCTGTCATTTCACTCGCACCCATTGGACAAACCATCGTCGATAAAGAGGTCGCCGCGGTGATTCGTCAAAAAGAGGCGGAAGATTTTGTGGAGCAATCACGCTAAACAATGCCCATAACGATCCATCCTTTTGAGACCTTGTTTACCACTGAAATTGTCAACCTCCATCACGCCTGCGTACATGCGATTGACCCCTCCATCTATTCGCTCGAACAGCAAGAAGCGTGGGCGCACACGCCGCCTAATTATCCGTATTGGGAGAAAAGGCTTTCTCTTAAAAAACCGTTTGTGGCGATGGTGGAAGCAAAAATTGTCGGATTTATAGAGCTCGAAGAGAACGGACATATCGACTGCGCCTACACTCATCCAGCGTATCAAAAGTGTGGCGTGATGAGCGAACTTTATACGTATGCCCAAAATGTGGCGCAGCAAAAAGGCATCAAACGCTTATTCCTCGAAGCCTCCATCGTCGCAAAACCCTTTTTTGAAAAGCGCGGATTTGTCACACTCACGCGCAATGAAATCAAGAGAAATGCTCAAATGATCGTCAATTTTTCGATGGAAAAAATACTCAGCTGAATCTTTACATGTAAAACCATTTTAACCTCATTTCTTCTTGACCCTGTAATATGTTCGTACTATAATCACCCTAACGCTATCGTAATAAGGATCGTTTATGTATCTACTATTGGTCGCAAGTTTAAATGAAAACATGAAGTTGGCACGAAGGATCGAAAAAAGCCTAGAAACACTGGGCGTTAAAAGCAAAATCATCAATTTAGTCGATTTGAACATCACCCTATACGACTCAACAAAAGAGGAAAATGACGGCATTCCAAGCAAAATCACAGAGCTCTCAAGCACCATGAAAAACGCTTCAGGCTACATCGTCGTATCGCCCGAGTACAACTACTCCATTCCGCCAACACTCACCAACGTCATCGCATGGCTCTCCCGAAACGGTGAGGATTTCAGAGAACTCTTCACCCTAAAATACGTCCAACTCGCAACGCACTCAGGTGTAGGCGGAAATGACGTCTGCAACGCGATGCGTTTACAGTTTTCAAAACTCGGAGCCATTGTCGCACCCAGAGAGATTGTAACAACGCCCAAAAAAGAGGTTGAAGAAGCTAGTTTGCAGAGGATTTTGAGCCAGTTTGTGGGGATTTCGCAGAAGTAACAGCGCGTTATTTTGAATTTGCATCCACAAAAATCAAAAATTCCTGTGGTGACATCACTTTGATAGTGGCGTTTTTAAACCCTGTGGCATCGCGCGTGACGATGGCGTCCACGTCAGTGTATTTGGCGCTAGTGTAAATGACACTGTCTTCAAAATCACTCCCAACGCTGCGCACACTCTCCACTAAAACAGGTTTGGTGAGGTTGGTGATTTCAAACAGGGTGAGCAAGTTTTCCATCGTCTGATTGCATCGTTTTTTATCGAGATGTTTGCCCAAAAGGTAGTAGAGTGTGGTGAGTGTTGTGGGGCATAAAAAGCCTTGGATCTGCTTTGATTCTATCTTTAAAAAGATCGCTTGCGCCAATTCACTAAAAGGTTCGAGGTCCAAAAGAAGGTCTAAAACAACGTTCGTATCGAGTAATACTCTCATAAATATTTCTTTTCAAGATACGCTTGATACGCCTCTTCCCCAGCTCCTTTTAAAATGCCCCGAAGTTGTGAAGTTTTAGACGATGGCGCTGTTTTTTCCTCTTTTTTCAAGATAGACTCAAAAAACTGCGTGACCATTTTTGAAACGGAAGTGTTGTGTTTTTTTGCATACAGTTTCATATTTTCGATCAACTGCACATCCGTATAAAGCGTTATTTTTGAACTCATTTCCCGCTCCTTTTAGTCGTATATATTTTTTATTATTATACGGTATTTTTTGTTTTGTGTCAAAAGGGAATTTAGAGATAATCTTGTATAATTGAAAGATATAAGAGATTATTGAGTGTGGGTTAACGAAAATTTGAAAGGGGATTTTTTATGTTCGATATAGCAACTATATCCACTGCGGTTGGTAGTGTTAAAACTGCAATCGAAATTGCAAAACTTATAAAAGAGAGTTCAGGGTCTCTGCAAAAAGCAGAGCTTGATTTAAAACTAGCTGAACTTATTACCTCTCTTGCTGATGTCAAACTGCAAATGGCAGATATTAAAGATGCTCTTCTGGAAAGTGAAAACGAGAAAAAAGAACTCAAAGCAAAATTGGCATTACAAGCCAAACTTGAATTTGAAATGCCTTACTATTGGACGATAGAAGAAGATGGTGAAAAAGATGGACCATTTTGCCAACTCTGTTACGATAAAGAAAAAAAGCTTATTCGATTACAAGATCTACAAGATGGTGAATGGTTGTGCCATTCCTGTGGAAAACTTTTTAAGGACAAAACTTATACTTCAAGAAATTATTATTGAGAGGCTTATATCTAAACCTCTCACTCCTCAATTTTCTGCATCCGATAATACAACACAGGAATCACCAAAAGCGTCAATATCGCGGAACTCACCACACCGCCGATCATCGGAGCGGCGATGCGTTGCATGACTTCGCTTCCGACACCATCCAACCACATAATCGGTAAAAGTCCTCCAAGGATGGCGAAAACGGTCATCAGTTTGGGGCGAACTCTCAGCACTGCACCTTCAAAGATGGCTTCTTGAATATTTTTTGCCGTTCGCTCTTTTACATGTAAAATGGCTTCTTCAAGATAGATGATCATAACAATCGCCGTTTCCACCGCGATGCCGATGAGTGCCAAAAAGCCCACGATGACAGCGATGGAAAGGTTAAAGTTCAAGACATCCACATACAAAAACCCACCCACA from Sulfurospirillum multivorans DSM 12446 carries:
- a CDS encoding DUF6364 family protein encodes the protein MSSKITLYTDVQLIENMKLYAKKHNTSVSKMVTQFFESILKKEEKTAPSSKTSQLRGILKGAGEEAYQAYLEKKYL